A region of Halalkaliarchaeum desulfuricum DNA encodes the following proteins:
- a CDS encoding phosphate signaling complex PhoU family protein gives METRKVQVTGGSTYTVSIPKSWATANDVGAGSEVEFYPEGDALFLTPKTEEERTEGTLDVTDLTGEELVRAVTAMYVSGFDDIVLESSRITTGQRRTIREAVQSLVGLEVFEETKETVVIRDLLDSSELSIHNAVTRMRLIALSMLEDALAALEELDDDLSRDVIERDDDLDRLWLVVSRIFRATLRTPKAAEKLGLPREVCFDYQSSARQLERIGDHATKIAHLTLELEQPVPEEILEALEELREEVAQVIDDAMDALFSEDRDVATRVANDARKSVQRIDEDARRIDSYLRNLDPARAQLLGLIVDSVSRCGDYGGNIAETALQKAAPSP, from the coding sequence ATGGAGACCCGGAAGGTTCAGGTCACCGGGGGGTCGACGTACACGGTTTCGATTCCCAAGTCCTGGGCGACCGCAAACGACGTCGGGGCCGGAAGCGAAGTGGAGTTCTATCCGGAGGGCGACGCGCTGTTTCTCACGCCGAAAACCGAGGAGGAACGGACGGAGGGGACGCTGGACGTGACCGACCTGACCGGCGAGGAGCTCGTGCGGGCGGTCACGGCGATGTACGTGAGCGGGTTCGACGACATCGTCCTCGAGAGCAGCCGGATCACGACCGGACAGCGCCGCACGATCCGGGAGGCGGTCCAGAGCCTCGTCGGCCTCGAGGTGTTCGAGGAGACGAAAGAGACGGTCGTGATCCGTGACCTGCTCGACTCCTCGGAGCTTTCGATCCACAACGCCGTGACCCGGATGCGGTTGATCGCGCTGTCGATGCTGGAAGACGCCCTCGCCGCGCTCGAGGAACTCGACGACGACCTCTCTCGGGACGTGATCGAGCGCGACGACGACCTCGACCGGCTCTGGCTCGTGGTCTCGCGGATCTTCAGGGCGACGCTGCGGACCCCGAAGGCCGCAGAGAAGCTGGGGCTCCCCCGGGAGGTCTGTTTCGACTACCAATCCAGCGCCAGACAGCTCGAACGCATCGGCGATCACGCTACCAAGATCGCCCACCTTACCCTGGAGCTGGAACAACCCGTCCCGGAGGAGATACTCGAGGCGCTCGAGGAACTCCGCGAGGAGGTCGCCCAGGTGATCGACGACGCGATGGACGCGCTGTTTTCGGAGGACAGAGACGTCGCGACACGGGTCGCAAACGACGCGCGGAAATCCGTCCAGCGGATCGACGAGGACGCCCGCCGGATCGACTCGTATCTGCGGAACCTCGATCCCGCGAGGGCGCAGCTGCTCGGCCTCATCGTCGACTCCGTCTCCCGGTGTGGGGACTACGGCGGCAACATCGCCGAAACCGCACTCCAGAAGGCGGCACCCTCGCCGTGA
- a CDS encoding PstS family phosphate ABC transporter substrate-binding protein yields MERKPPAGGNERSNTDDGSDVSPSRSSRRRFLSAVGASTAALSVSGLAGCLVRGEPSHLEGQIVVDGSNTLLPHGAAVAEEFQWRNNRVRIPVRGSGTGAGFQLFCEGATDVQNASRPILGPEDVPEGQLSEVEQCGQAGVDYVEFEAALDGIAIWVHPDNHWCDCLTTEELRRIWEPGSDVETWGDIREEWAEAGHDGELELYGRDPASGTFDSFTKAINDEIGAIRSDYSASADTNVIVRGVRGSENALGWGGLGYYEENKEDLKLVDIDDGDGCVTPTRETIETGTYQPLTRAMYVYFNVNSFEKEQVREYARFYFSPIDERADRSDVEPGEQLTWTQWAARKVGYFATTDESVREARDRLEEVLARYE; encoded by the coding sequence ATGGAACGGAAACCCCCTGCAGGGGGGAACGAACGGTCGAACACTGACGACGGATCGGACGTCAGTCCGTCGAGATCGTCTCGTCGGCGGTTCCTTTCGGCAGTGGGCGCCTCCACCGCAGCCCTGTCGGTCTCCGGACTCGCGGGCTGTCTCGTTCGTGGAGAACCGAGCCACCTCGAAGGACAGATCGTCGTCGACGGCAGCAACACGTTGTTGCCTCACGGCGCCGCCGTCGCCGAGGAGTTCCAGTGGCGGAACAATCGGGTCCGGATCCCGGTTCGTGGATCCGGAACCGGGGCCGGATTTCAGCTGTTCTGTGAGGGCGCCACGGACGTCCAGAACGCCAGCCGACCGATCCTCGGGCCGGAAGACGTCCCCGAAGGACAGCTCAGCGAGGTAGAGCAGTGCGGGCAGGCCGGCGTCGACTACGTCGAGTTCGAGGCGGCCCTGGACGGGATCGCGATCTGGGTGCATCCCGACAACCACTGGTGTGACTGTCTCACCACCGAGGAGTTGCGACGGATCTGGGAACCCGGCTCCGATGTCGAAACGTGGGGAGACATTCGCGAGGAGTGGGCCGAAGCGGGTCACGATGGCGAACTGGAGCTTTACGGCCGCGACCCGGCCTCGGGAACGTTCGACTCGTTCACGAAAGCGATCAACGACGAGATCGGCGCGATCCGGTCGGACTACTCCGCCAGCGCCGACACCAACGTGATCGTTCGCGGGGTTCGCGGAAGCGAGAACGCCCTCGGCTGGGGCGGACTGGGCTACTACGAGGAGAACAAGGAGGACCTGAAACTCGTCGACATCGACGACGGCGACGGCTGTGTCACCCCGACCAGGGAGACGATCGAGACCGGGACCTACCAGCCGTTGACGCGGGCGATGTACGTCTACTTCAACGTGAACTCCTTCGAAAAGGAGCAGGTCAGAGAGTACGCCCGGTTTTATTTCTCCCCGATCGACGAGCGCGCGGACCGCAGCGACGTCGAACCCGGCGAACAGCTCACGTGGACGCAGTGGGCCGCACGGAAGGTCGGCTACTTCGCGACGACCGACGAATCGGTCCGGGAGGCACGCGACCGACTCGAGGAGGTGCTCGCCCGATATGAGTAG
- the pstC gene encoding phosphate ABC transporter permease subunit PstC — protein sequence MSSVDLTRAGSGIDGTKNRLIRYVFFACAAVTVLTTAGIIVVLVEGAVAFFREVSIVEFFTTADWSPIIRPRSYGVLPLIWGTMLIVVGSAVIAIPVGTATAVYLAEYADRRVRKVVKPTLEVLAGIPTIVYGFFALSFITPLLQRFFPETGTFNAAAGAIVVGVMVIPMVSSLSEDAMSAVPDELRQAAYGLGATKYEVSTDVVIPASVSGITAAYILAISRAIGETMAVTLAAGMHPNVTFNPLEPIQTMTAYMVQVGISDVSVGSIGYQSLFAVGITLFAMTLSMNLLSLWVKSRFREEYQ from the coding sequence ATGAGTAGCGTCGACCTCACACGCGCCGGTTCCGGAATAGACGGAACGAAAAACCGGCTGATCCGGTACGTCTTCTTCGCCTGCGCCGCAGTTACCGTGTTGACGACTGCCGGGATCATCGTCGTCCTCGTCGAGGGTGCCGTCGCCTTCTTCAGGGAGGTGTCGATCGTGGAGTTCTTCACGACCGCCGACTGGTCACCGATCATCCGCCCCCGGTCGTACGGCGTGTTGCCGCTGATCTGGGGGACGATGCTCATCGTGGTCGGCAGCGCGGTCATCGCGATCCCGGTGGGAACGGCGACGGCGGTGTACCTCGCCGAATACGCCGACAGACGCGTCCGCAAGGTCGTCAAACCCACGCTGGAGGTACTCGCGGGAATTCCGACGATCGTATACGGCTTCTTCGCGCTGTCGTTCATCACGCCGCTGCTCCAGCGCTTTTTCCCCGAGACGGGGACGTTCAACGCGGCCGCCGGCGCGATCGTCGTCGGCGTCATGGTGATCCCGATGGTCTCGTCGCTTTCCGAGGACGCGATGTCGGCGGTCCCAGACGAGCTCCGTCAGGCGGCCTACGGGCTCGGAGCGACCAAATACGAGGTGTCCACCGACGTGGTGATCCCGGCGTCGGTCTCGGGGATCACTGCGGCGTACATCCTCGCGATCTCGCGGGCCATCGGCGAGACGATGGCAGTCACGCTCGCGGCGGGGATGCATCCGAACGTCACGTTCAATCCACTCGAACCGATCCAGACGATGACCGCTTACATGGTGCAGGTCGGGATCAGCGACGTGTCGGTCGGTTCGATCGGCTATCAGTCGCTGTTTGCGGTCGGCATCACCCTGTTTGCGATGACGCTTTCGATGAACCTGCTCAGCCTCTGGGTCAAATCCCGCTTCCGGGAGGAGTACCAATGA
- the pstA gene encoding phosphate ABC transporter permease PstA, whose translation MSEEPSTEPADPFAGIADDVHRKRLIGQVFVAICLASTLVGIVALVALVADVLYESWGWVTWEFLSYPPSRFVENYLPGGRGAGIYPALIGSILLIVLTAVFTLFLGVGAAIYLEEYAADSWLTSFIEANIANLAGVPSIVYGLLGLALFVRAAGLGSSLLAGALTLTLLILPIVIVSAQEAIRAVPDSQRRAAYGVGATDWEVIRDIVLPASMPGIMTGTILALSRAIGETAPILMVGAATSMFVAPVRDGPLGLPVPDFLGPFAAMPMQIFDWARLPQADFQHVAAAGIVVLLAVLLGMNATAIYIRNRYERQ comes from the coding sequence ATGAGTGAAGAACCGAGCACCGAACCGGCTGACCCGTTTGCGGGGATCGCCGACGACGTCCACCGAAAGCGGCTGATCGGGCAGGTCTTCGTCGCTATCTGTCTCGCCTCGACGCTCGTGGGGATCGTCGCGCTCGTCGCGCTCGTCGCCGACGTGCTTTATGAATCGTGGGGGTGGGTCACCTGGGAGTTTCTCTCGTATCCACCCTCGCGGTTCGTCGAGAACTACCTGCCCGGCGGACGGGGTGCGGGGATCTATCCGGCGTTGATCGGGTCGATCCTGTTGATCGTTCTCACCGCCGTCTTCACGCTGTTTCTGGGCGTCGGCGCCGCGATCTACCTCGAGGAGTACGCTGCCGACTCCTGGCTCACGAGTTTTATCGAGGCGAACATCGCCAACCTCGCCGGCGTCCCCTCGATCGTGTACGGCCTCCTCGGTCTGGCGCTGTTCGTCCGGGCGGCGGGTCTCGGATCGAGCCTTCTCGCGGGGGCGCTCACCCTCACACTTCTCATCCTCCCGATCGTGATCGTTTCTGCCCAGGAGGCGATCCGGGCGGTGCCCGATTCCCAGCGACGCGCCGCCTACGGCGTGGGGGCGACAGACTGGGAGGTGATCCGCGACATCGTGTTGCCGGCGTCCATGCCCGGGATCATGACCGGGACGATCCTGGCGCTGTCGCGAGCGATCGGGGAGACCGCCCCGATCTTGATGGTCGGCGCCGCGACGTCGATGTTCGTCGCGCCGGTCCGGGACGGTCCGCTCGGGCTGCCGGTGCCGGACTTCCTCGGGCCGTTCGCGGCGATGCCGATGCAGATTTTCGACTGGGCCCGGCTCCCGCAGGCGGATTTCCAACACGTCGCCGCCGCCGGGATCGTCGTGTTGCTCGCGGTGCTTTTGGGGATGAACGCGACGGCGATATACATCAGAAACAGGTACGAGAGACAATGA
- the pstB gene encoding phosphate ABC transporter ATP-binding protein PstB: MSQESQTASQEGSPASQGRIDDDLEPSIESTPEAHTAIETRDLEVFYGEERALYPTSVRLPEKQVTAIIGPSGCGKSTFLRCLNRMNDLIDVARIEGEVLFKGKNVYDDDVDPVALRRRIGMVFQKPNPFPKSIYDNVAYGLKIQGFDGDLDARVEESLRRAALWNEVKDQLGSSGLDLSGGQQQRLCIARAIAPDPEVVLMDEPASALDPIATSKVEDLITELAEDYTVIVVTHNMQQAARISDKTAVFLTGGRLVEFGDTDRIFSNPEHQRVEDYITGKFG, from the coding sequence ATGAGTCAGGAATCACAGACAGCGAGTCAGGAAGGATCGCCTGCGAGTCAGGGGCGGATCGACGACGATCTCGAACCGAGCATCGAATCGACACCGGAGGCCCACACCGCGATCGAGACGCGCGACCTGGAGGTGTTTTACGGCGAGGAACGTGCGCTGTATCCGACCTCGGTCCGGCTCCCCGAAAAGCAGGTAACCGCGATCATCGGTCCATCGGGGTGCGGAAAATCGACGTTCCTCCGGTGTTTGAACCGGATGAACGACCTGATCGACGTCGCCCGTATCGAGGGCGAGGTGTTATTTAAAGGCAAGAACGTCTACGACGACGACGTCGACCCGGTGGCGCTGCGCCGCCGGATCGGGATGGTGTTTCAGAAGCCGAACCCGTTCCCGAAGTCGATCTACGACAACGTCGCCTACGGGCTGAAGATCCAGGGGTTCGACGGCGACCTCGACGCCCGCGTCGAGGAGTCGCTCCGCCGGGCGGCGCTGTGGAACGAGGTGAAAGACCAGCTCGGTTCCTCGGGGCTGGATCTCTCTGGGGGGCAACAACAGCGGCTCTGTATCGCCCGGGCGATCGCCCCCGATCCGGAAGTGGTGTTGATGGACGAGCCGGCCTCGGCGCTGGATCCAATCGCCACCTCGAAGGTGGAAGATCTCATCACCGAGCTCGCGGAGGATTACACCGTGATCGTCGTCACGCACAACATGCAGCAGGCGGCCCGCATCTCCGACAAGACGGCGGTGTTTCTGACCGGCGGCCGACTCGTGGAATTCGGAGACACCGACCGCATCTTCTCGAACCCCGAACACCAGCGGGTGGAGGATTACATCACTGGCAAGTTCGGATGA
- the phoU gene encoding phosphate signaling complex protein PhoU, with product MPRTDYQEKLTQLREDVLFMSEVVTERLQMGLDALEQQDAELGEEVITRDHEVNQLYLELEKDCIDLIALQQPVAGDLRFIAASFKIITDLERIADLATNLGEYAKQANRSVFPDVDAQQIGANTLTMLDTAMEAYANEDTEACYDVAAMDDDLDQLCEEASEAVVRELIQQERFEDEEELEGLMNEVSRLLLTIRDLERVGDHCVNVAARSLYMIENDDELLY from the coding sequence ATGCCACGCACGGATTACCAGGAGAAATTGACCCAGCTCAGGGAGGACGTGCTGTTCATGAGCGAGGTGGTCACCGAGCGGTTACAGATGGGACTCGACGCGCTCGAACAGCAGGACGCCGAACTGGGAGAGGAAGTGATCACCCGAGATCACGAGGTGAACCAGCTGTATCTGGAACTGGAGAAAGACTGCATCGACCTGATCGCGCTCCAGCAGCCCGTCGCCGGCGACCTGCGCTTCATCGCCGCCTCGTTCAAGATCATCACCGACCTCGAACGGATCGCTGATCTCGCGACCAATCTCGGAGAGTACGCAAAGCAGGCCAATCGAAGCGTCTTCCCCGACGTCGACGCCCAGCAGATCGGCGCGAATACTCTCACGATGCTGGATACGGCGATGGAGGCGTACGCGAACGAGGACACGGAGGCGTGTTACGACGTCGCCGCGATGGACGACGACCTCGACCAGCTGTGCGAGGAGGCGAGCGAGGCGGTCGTCCGCGAACTCATCCAGCAGGAGCGGTTCGAGGACGAAGAGGAACTCGAGGGGCTCATGAACGAAGTATCGCGGCTCCTGCTTACGATTCGGGACCTCGAACGCGTCGGCGACCACTGCGTCAACGTCGCGGCGCGGTCGCTGTACATGATCGAAAACGACGACGAATTACTGTACTGA
- a CDS encoding MFS transporter has product MIGTGTGSLPERSMCSRYLPSVASQLRHLASEGRGPILLAIAAGWGLTIGTRTIYPVLLPDLRVAYGLDLATAGALLTVLFAAYALGQLPGGLFADRIGERKTLVASMVLSGGSVVLIVVAGSPIALFLATAAFGFGVGFYAIARFTAIAKVYPDGYGTAIGITNVAPEIGQAALPPIAGVIAVALGWQFGFGVAIPAFVLVAIALWVTVPVESDDTGSAVDTVSVATARYVAGELKNPPVLLATLVLIVGFSIWQAFTGFYPTYLIEQKGVSPVIASLLFGLYFVSTAIIHPVSGMIYDRLNVRYTAVPIVASVLALAALPFVDHLWLLVAISILLGTLLSFETATESYLVGALPEDVEGTGFGILRTLVFAAGAASPIAFGAAADRGFFDETFLVLAVLTVVLIVLSSRLPLIDN; this is encoded by the coding sequence GTGATAGGCACCGGAACCGGATCTCTTCCCGAACGATCGATGTGCTCCCGGTATCTCCCGTCAGTCGCAAGCCAGCTTCGACACCTCGCAAGCGAGGGGCGGGGCCCGATCCTGCTTGCCATCGCGGCCGGCTGGGGTCTCACGATCGGGACGCGAACGATCTATCCGGTGTTATTGCCGGACCTCCGTGTGGCCTACGGCCTGGATCTCGCCACCGCGGGGGCGTTGTTGACGGTGCTTTTCGCCGCCTACGCGCTCGGCCAGCTTCCCGGCGGGCTGTTTGCAGACCGGATCGGCGAACGGAAGACGCTCGTCGCAAGCATGGTCCTTTCGGGCGGCTCGGTCGTGTTGATCGTCGTCGCCGGGTCCCCGATTGCGCTGTTTCTGGCGACCGCCGCGTTCGGGTTCGGCGTCGGGTTCTATGCGATCGCCCGTTTTACGGCGATCGCGAAGGTGTATCCCGACGGCTACGGCACCGCGATCGGGATCACGAACGTCGCCCCGGAGATCGGGCAGGCGGCGTTACCCCCCATCGCGGGCGTGATCGCGGTTGCGCTGGGATGGCAGTTCGGCTTCGGTGTGGCGATCCCCGCGTTCGTCCTCGTCGCGATCGCGCTGTGGGTGACGGTTCCGGTCGAGTCAGACGACACCGGGAGTGCAGTCGACACGGTCTCGGTTGCGACCGCGCGATACGTCGCCGGTGAACTCAAAAACCCCCCGGTTCTACTCGCCACCCTGGTGTTGATCGTCGGGTTTTCGATCTGGCAGGCGTTCACCGGCTTCTATCCGACGTATCTCATCGAGCAGAAAGGCGTCTCGCCCGTCATCGCCAGCCTGCTATTCGGGCTGTATTTCGTCTCGACTGCGATTATTCACCCGGTTTCTGGAATGATCTACGACCGGCTCAACGTCCGGTACACGGCGGTCCCGATCGTCGCGTCCGTCCTCGCCCTGGCGGCGTTGCCGTTTGTCGACCACCTGTGGCTTCTGGTCGCCATCTCGATCCTCCTTGGGACACTACTCTCGTTCGAAACTGCCACCGAGTCATATCTCGTCGGCGCACTTCCCGAGGACGTCGAGGGGACAGGATTCGGAATCTTGCGCACGCTGGTGTTCGCGGCCGGTGCGGCGAGCCCCATCGCGTTCGGCGCAGCCGCAGACCGCGGATTCTTCGATGAAACCTTCCTGGTACTTGCCGTCCTCACCGTTGTGCTGATCGTGTTATCGAGCCGGCTCCCACTGATCGACAATTGA
- the hmgA gene encoding hydroxymethylglutaryl-CoA reductase (NADPH) has product MTDVDVDDLADSVREGELRLHELEEHADADVATAARRLLVSEQSGADLETIGSYGFPAEAAGPNVENMLGAVQVPIGVAGPVRIRGGALDDERYLPLATTEGALVASVNRGCSVLDAAGGASARVTKSGMTRAPVFKVEDVVEAEALAEWVRDNVDELADAAESTTSHGELLDVTPYVVGDNVYLRFRYDTKDAMGMNMATIATGEACDLIESETGASLVALSGNLCTDKKPAAVNAIEGRGRTVTADAIIPRDVVESRLHTTPEAIAEINTRKNLVGSAKAGSLGFNAHVANVVASMFLATGQDEAQVVEGANAITTARTRGDPGDADLYVSVSLASLEVGTVGGGTKLPTQSEALSLLGVAGGGDPPGTNADALAEAIAVGALAGELSLLAALASRHLSSAHAELGR; this is encoded by the coding sequence ATGACCGACGTCGATGTCGACGACCTCGCCGACAGCGTCCGGGAGGGGGAGCTCCGGCTCCACGAACTCGAGGAACACGCCGACGCCGACGTGGCGACAGCCGCCCGCCGGCTGCTCGTCTCCGAACAGTCCGGTGCCGACCTCGAAACGATCGGTTCCTACGGGTTCCCGGCCGAAGCGGCCGGACCCAACGTCGAGAACATGCTCGGCGCCGTCCAGGTACCGATCGGCGTGGCCGGCCCCGTCCGGATCCGCGGTGGGGCCCTCGACGACGAGCGGTACCTCCCGCTCGCGACGACCGAAGGGGCACTCGTGGCCTCGGTCAACCGGGGCTGTTCGGTGCTCGACGCCGCCGGCGGGGCATCGGCCCGCGTCACGAAGTCGGGAATGACCCGCGCACCGGTGTTCAAAGTCGAGGATGTCGTCGAAGCGGAGGCGCTCGCGGAGTGGGTTCGCGACAACGTCGACGAACTCGCAGACGCGGCCGAATCCACGACCAGCCACGGCGAACTGCTCGACGTCACGCCGTACGTCGTCGGCGACAACGTCTACCTCCGGTTCCGCTACGACACGAAGGACGCGATGGGGATGAACATGGCGACGATCGCGACCGGGGAGGCGTGTGACCTGATCGAATCGGAGACGGGTGCCTCGCTGGTCGCGCTGTCGGGCAACCTCTGTACGGACAAAAAGCCCGCGGCGGTAAACGCCATCGAGGGGCGTGGGCGGACGGTGACAGCAGACGCGATCATTCCCAGAGACGTCGTCGAGTCGCGGCTCCACACGACGCCGGAGGCGATCGCGGAGATCAACACCCGAAAGAACCTCGTCGGCTCCGCGAAGGCCGGAAGCCTGGGGTTCAACGCCCACGTCGCGAACGTGGTCGCGTCGATGTTTCTCGCGACCGGCCAGGACGAAGCCCAGGTCGTCGAGGGGGCCAACGCGATCACGACAGCGCGGACCCGCGGGGACCCGGGGGACGCCGATCTCTACGTATCGGTGTCGCTTGCGAGCCTCGAGGTCGGCACCGTCGGCGGCGGGACGAAGCTTCCCACCCAGTCTGAGGCGCTGTCACTGCTCGGCGTCGCGGGTGGCGGCGATCCGCCGGGAACGAACGCCGACGCCCTGGCAGAAGCAATCGCCGTCGGGGCGCTCGCCGGTGAACTCTCGCTTCTCGCGGCGCTGGCCTCCAGACATCTCTCGTCTGCGCATGCCGAACTCGGTCGGTGA
- a CDS encoding molybdopterin-dependent oxidoreductase, producing MQTNPQLVDDTAPIDEETIDGEPRESYSPAETHPEPERIRIGGHDDYSLDRASARERFEWQQVDFSTRCHSGTLIEGVWEGVPVADVLDAADPSPETTHVALIGVDGYTRCVPVLEVLDGIVGFDCVDERDDGAPRVVAPGLDSQASVMRLRAIEPLSLAPGEDPGDVEVALPE from the coding sequence GTGCAGACCAATCCCCAACTCGTCGACGATACTGCGCCGATCGACGAGGAGACGATCGACGGCGAACCGCGGGAGTCGTACTCTCCCGCGGAGACGCACCCCGAGCCCGAGCGGATACGGATCGGTGGGCACGACGACTACTCCCTCGATCGGGCGAGTGCGAGAGAGCGGTTCGAGTGGCAGCAGGTCGACTTCTCGACGCGGTGCCACTCCGGGACGCTCATCGAAGGGGTCTGGGAAGGGGTGCCCGTCGCCGACGTGCTGGATGCGGCCGACCCGTCGCCGGAGACGACGCACGTGGCCCTGATCGGCGTCGACGGCTACACTCGGTGCGTCCCGGTGCTCGAGGTGCTGGACGGGATCGTCGGGTTCGACTGCGTCGACGAACGGGACGACGGCGCACCCCGGGTGGTGGCGCCCGGGCTCGACTCCCAGGCGTCGGTGATGCGGCTGCGAGCGATCGAACCGCTGTCGCTTGCCCCCGGCGAGGACCCCGGGGACGTCGAGGTCGCGCTGCCAGAATAG
- the ilvD gene encoding dihydroxy-acid dehydratase: MNERESSGERFAGEKDPSLPSSDVTTGAERAPHRSMFRAMGFDDEDLSSPMVGVANPAADITPCNVHLEDVADAAIDGIDDDGGMPIEFGTITISDAISMGTEGMKASLISREVIADSVELVAFGERMDALVTIGGCDKNLPGMMMAAIRSNLPSVFLYGGSIMPGQHEGRDVTIVQVFEGVGAYAEGSMEAEELDELERNACPGAGSCGGMFTANTMASISEALGMAPLGSASAPAEDPERYEVAERAGELALECVEEDRRPSDILSRKSFENAIALQTAIGGSTNGVLHLLALAAEADVDLSIEEFDEISRRTPKIADLQPGGAHVMNDLHEVGGVPIVIRRLLEADLFHGDAETVTGRTIEAELETLDLPDDDEIDAEFLYTVDEPKQPEGAIKILTGNLSPDGAVLKATGNDTFHHVGPARIFEHEEDAMAYVQDGDVESGDVIVIRNEGPKGGPGMREMLGVTAAVVGAGHEDDVALLTDGRFSGGTRGPMIGHVAPEAAVGGPIGLLEEGDEVTVDVPNRELSVALSKEELERRREGWEEPDPPYDGGVLAKFARDFGSAADGAVTNPALKRD, from the coding sequence ATGAACGAACGAGAGTCCTCCGGCGAGCGGTTCGCCGGCGAAAAGGATCCGTCGCTGCCCAGCAGCGACGTGACGACGGGGGCCGAACGCGCGCCCCACCGGTCGATGTTCAGGGCGATGGGATTCGACGACGAGGACCTCTCCTCGCCGATGGTCGGGGTCGCGAACCCGGCTGCGGACATCACGCCGTGTAACGTCCACCTCGAGGACGTCGCCGACGCCGCGATCGACGGGATCGACGACGACGGCGGGATGCCTATCGAGTTCGGGACGATCACCATCTCCGACGCCATCTCGATGGGCACAGAGGGGATGAAAGCCTCGCTGATCTCCCGGGAGGTGATCGCCGACTCCGTCGAACTCGTGGCGTTCGGCGAGCGCATGGACGCGTTGGTCACGATCGGCGGCTGTGACAAGAACCTCCCCGGGATGATGATGGCCGCGATCCGGTCGAACCTCCCGTCGGTGTTCCTGTACGGCGGATCGATCATGCCGGGCCAACACGAGGGACGGGACGTCACCATCGTGCAGGTGTTCGAGGGGGTGGGCGCGTACGCCGAGGGATCGATGGAGGCCGAGGAACTCGATGAACTGGAGCGCAACGCCTGTCCCGGTGCGGGATCGTGTGGCGGGATGTTCACTGCGAACACGATGGCGTCGATCTCGGAGGCGCTCGGGATGGCACCCCTGGGGTCGGCGTCGGCGCCCGCGGAGGATCCCGAACGGTACGAGGTCGCCGAGCGCGCGGGAGAACTCGCACTGGAGTGCGTCGAGGAGGACCGCCGGCCCTCCGACATCCTCTCGCGAAAGTCCTTCGAGAACGCGATCGCGCTCCAGACGGCGATCGGCGGATCGACCAACGGCGTCTTGCACCTGCTTGCACTCGCGGCCGAAGCCGACGTCGACCTCTCGATCGAGGAGTTCGACGAGATCTCGAGGCGCACGCCCAAGATCGCCGACCTCCAGCCCGGCGGCGCCCACGTGATGAACGACCTCCACGAGGTGGGCGGCGTGCCGATCGTGATCCGCCGGCTGCTCGAGGCAGATCTGTTCCACGGCGACGCCGAGACCGTCACCGGGCGGACGATCGAAGCGGAACTCGAAACCCTGGATCTCCCGGACGACGACGAGATCGACGCGGAGTTCCTCTACACCGTCGACGAGCCGAAACAGCCCGAGGGCGCGATCAAGATCCTCACGGGGAACCTCTCTCCCGACGGCGCGGTGCTGAAGGCGACCGGCAACGACACCTTTCATCACGTCGGTCCCGCACGGATCTTCGAACACGAGGAGGACGCGATGGCGTACGTCCAGGACGGGGACGTCGAATCCGGCGACGTGATCGTAATCCGCAACGAGGGACCGAAAGGCGGCCCGGGGATGCGGGAGATGCTTGGGGTCACCGCCGCGGTCGTGGGTGCCGGTCACGAGGACGACGTCGCGCTGCTTACGGACGGCCGGTTCTCCGGCGGGACCCGGGGACCGATGATCGGCCACGTTGCCCCCGAGGCAGCCGTCGGCGGCCCGATCGGGCTGCTCGAGGAGGGCGACGAGGTCACCGTCGACGTGCCGAACAGGGAGCTGTCCGTGGCACTCTCGAAGGAGGAACTCGAACGCCGTCGCGAAGGGTGGGAGGAGCCGGACCCCCCTTACGATGGCGGCGTTCTCGCGAAGTTCGCCCGCGACTTCGGCTCGGCGGCCGACGGGGCCGTCACCAATCCGGCTTTAAAGCGGGACTGA